The Larimichthys crocea isolate SSNF chromosome XII, L_crocea_2.0, whole genome shotgun sequence region ACAAAGGCAAATGGTCAAATTATTACCCAAACTGCTGATTATAGACATTCATCAGATTTTACAGACCAACCTCCTGGCATTGTGTCGCTCTCATCCCTATTTTCTGTTTGCCTTGTGACTATATATTATAAACTGAAAGCACAAATGGCCccacaaataatacaaatgaaaataataataataactgaccAAATGGCAAATAGCTGTACAGTTAGATTTggaacacacatcacaccttGGGTGCTGAAGGaagctgcagcaacaaacaATAATAGTAAGTCAATGTGAGAGCCTGCTTAGTGTCTCattataatgtttgtgttctgcatcTCCATGAATATGATTGAACATTACTAGTCAGCTGAGAGCCAAACAGCTGATGAATGAGCGAGCTGATCGCAATCAGCgaatacaacaataaataactttatattattatattggtACATACTCTTATAGAGGGTTCAGATTTCATTAATGATTTTAGATATGTGTAATAAATAGTTTACTAAAGCTTTATAGCTTTCCTTTTCatgctttaaaacatttattcattttccataagGGCCCTTCCTaacacaaccattcacacacagaaaggccccagccccAGGACCTGGTGGGTTTGAATCAAAAACCTTCTCACTGTGAGGcagctaaccactgcaccagattcaaattaaattaaatattaaaattctACTTCAAGACAATTAAAGAAAGCTTTAAGATTGGCAAATTATGGAAATCCTTTtggttgttgtttattttcttctttaaaaacttGCTCTGTCTTCTTTATCATCTTTAATTCTTCACAAAGCCCCTTCAACCACATACCTTCtgaaagaaaaccacaaaacaactGGGACATTTACTGcagattttgttttgcacatcaaGCTTTGGATCAAGCATTGCTTTATTAATCCATAATTTGTAAAGTGCACTCATTTCCATGTCTTTCCATTGTGAATCAATGGCCTCTTGAGAAATTACTTCTGCTGCTGGAAGTTGAAGTGTGGGAGGTATATCAATTGTTTTGCAGCAACAAACTGCTAGGTTTTGCTGTGACTCTTCAATATACAATGAAGGGCTGCATGCATAATAAAAACCTCTCTATATGCggagatggaaacaaaacaaggataGGCATATAAGAGCAGGATCCACAGGGCCATAGCTCCGGATTCATCCTCCATAATTGTAATGTGATGATAAGGAGCTTATAGCCTCTTGTTATCCTCCAATAGGGACGGACAAGACAAAAGCCAGTATACCAGTATGCTAAAAGATTACCATTCTGGTGACATCTCTGCGTCCACTTAACACCCACATCAGGTCAGCTGTTCTTAATTTGGTCACCAACACCAATTTAGCCTCCACCCAGGGGTCTGGGTGCACTGAGGGGTAAATATTGACCCTTGTTTGTAAGCAAGGCTCACATTTTGAGTGTGCAAAATGGCCTATTTGTGTTCTTGAGATGTTTAGGTCATGGTGTCATGGAGGATGTGTATCACCCTCTcacaggctgagagagaggatCTAATAGACACCTGTCCACATAATAGCAACTGGTGTTGGTTATCTTTTCATGATTCACTGAATATTTCAGTGAAGCTAACAACGAATATGATAAGCAAAGTATAGATAAGTGTTCTATAAACTTTTTGTGAATTTTGTCCTCAAGACTGAGACATATGTCCCTTGTTATGATAAAATTGATGATACGCACTTAAATGTCCTGATCtgaaattattttacattttcagatcACAAACTTTCGTCTTGAATTCTTGCCCCAGGCAATGAGTCTCAGATGACCTCTACTCTTTGTCCTGAGGACTCTGCCCtgccctctccacctccctcttcaCCGGCCTGGTCTAAACTCTGTGGGAAACCCCCcagtgctttgttttgtttcggGACATTTTGTGTCTCACAAGATAATGTCTGCACCCCTCcgtttctttcctttcctatCTGCTGGAGTGGGGTGTCCAGCACTAACTGCCCACTAAGCAGGGGTTAGGGATATAGGATCTGACCATGGGGGCTTTTCATCGTGCCTCACGACAGTGCCCACTCCCTGCTGCTGGTAGTTTGCCAGGCAATGAGAGTAAGTGGCAACGATGGATGCGGACACGTGGTTTGGTATTGAAGATAACTCTATTAAGTTTTACAATATGTTGCACGACCAGTCATTGCTCTTACCCTTAGAACTTCTGCTGGAGATGCCAAATTGACCAAAAGTACAAACAATATTGACTTAATGAATACAAAATGATGcacctaaataaataaataaattttttttatctgatacAATTGTGCAAGTAAatccaagtggcaacctctatGGCTGTAAAATGAAGCCAACGCAGAAGGTCTATAATCCcccatatttaaatgtataaattcacagcagaaataaactggtagaaaaaatagttttggtctctatagctatttTCCCTGTTAATGACAACTGTaatgagtctgaatttttatataacttacctgtttaaattaatattaagtcttcaagttatgcagaattaataaAGTGTCTGCTTTGATTGATAGGTGGGTACTGTCACAGGCGGTTGGTTTCAGCAGCCggacttcattcagcccactccacccacgctccatgtttttgcccatttttggattagccaaGAGTTGGTGAAAGCAGGACTGTCAAGATTAAAACAGCCACAACACCACACTTTCACAAAAGATTccagaaacatttttctttatccAAATTTAAGAAGCTTGACACTGCATAAGTTGATTTTTGGCTACCAGAGGGCAGCAAGACACACTGTAAGCACAACTTTGACATATTCACCCTGTAAAGCCATATAAGCATTAATTTGGAGTTTCTGATGAACTGAATCATTCTGAGTGTAAAATAGTCTGGTTTAGCTTAAGCCTAAATGCAAAAATATTGTTCACATTAGAGTTCTGGTCTTTGAACACTACTAAGTGATTTAGAGCTACAATTCAAAACTCTCTTAAGtagaaatataacaatataaaagaCAACTTCACAAATGTAGCTAAATTATCAATACTTTGTCAGGGAGAATGTGGTTTGTTTTGACTGTGACTTAACCTAATAGTTTCTTCTTTTAGCTGTTCCACAGTATTTATATGAACCTCAGGACGTTCACAGAATAAAGATATGCATTTAACAACTTCAATATGTCTTGTTGCTCATCAGCTAACAATCATGTACTTTAAATGTCCTGTTTATCCCATAATTTTGGTCAAGTGAGGATTACCTCCAACTTAAGGGCATCCCTCCAGAAGTAAGACAGCCACCAGTTTTTGTCGCGTGAATTGTGATGTCATTCAACTCAGACAGAGGACCCAATCGACCCTGTGGCCTTTGACCCTTATTAACCCTGGGTTAGAGTGCTGTATTCAAGGTGTAGCCATCTGTGTGCCTTGTTGTGTCAAGGCCCTCCCTCTTCCCTCACTCTTTATCATCCCCCCAGTATTCAGGAGCAGTGGACTGGTCAGGAGTGGACTTTAGAAATTCCTAGATGACAAGTTGTTCGATGGAAAAAGGATGCTTCACTAATGACAACCTCTGTAGGTCAAAAATACATATATGTGCCAAGACAGTAGTAAAATGGAAGTCTACTAAAAAACTatagtacaattttgaggtagTTGTATTTCCATTTACTTTCACTCCAGCACACCTGTTTTTATGCACTATATATCTATGAACTGGTTATATTGTAGATTATGATTTTACGGACAGAAGCGATGATGAGCTATAGGTTAAAGTATccaacagtatataaaataGTCAGAATTAGCTTCTGCTTgactacaacattaaaatgctgcataaacATGAATGCAccagtaataataatccacttaattaatataataagaCTAGCTATTCTATATAGTTCTAGTTCTAATAAGTAAATATGGctgataacattttaaatacaggaaattacctattttatttttagcagtTTGGAAACCTTTACTTAAGTGAAGGATATGAAtactgaatacttcttccaccactgcccTGAGGAAAAATGGTTGTAAATGTTTGACTTCAAACGAATTATTTGAAGAAGCAAACCTGactttttattgactttttacACGGACAGCTCTTACACTTTGTGAAAACTAATACATATAGTGTTCTACACTTTTCCTGATGATTGTTGTTCACAACATTTTCAACCTATGACTTAAACCACCAGCAGTGTATATCAAGAAGGGAACCatctactgtagaaacaacaCAGATGAACATGTTACTGTTATTCATAGTTCCTGTTCCTGCAGTGACAAGATCTTAAAAAGTAGTGGATTGAACTTTGAACTTCACATGAAATAGGGTTCATCAACCTCTCTTATCGTTCAGCAGCATGCATGCAAACTGGTTATCAGCTGTTGAGTTAGAGGTTTGTTTACAGTATTGACCAACAGAACGTATAATGTGACTCTTTGTATAAAGAAAGACCAAATGCATcatgacatacagtatttgcACAGTGAGCAAAGTCTAATCTCATATCTCTAATCTACTCACTCGTGCTAACTGCCTTATTGTTACAATAAGAATCTTCAGGCTCATGGTTCAAAATATGCTCCTTAATACTGCCGTCATCCTCCTGAAACTGTACCCTCACAGTCAGTGGAGCGCATTTATCCACTTTACACTTGATGATCACTGTGTCATTGGAAGCTTCTTGGCTACAGCGGCTGAGATGAGGCATCACATCTTTGGACAGCCAACACTCCAGCTGGTCCCTGTCGATGGAGACGACTGGCTTCCCCCTCAGAAAGGCAGGGCTCTCACAAAGCATCCTGTCGAGCATCTCTATGTCTTGGCTGTATCTCATCACCCAGTCATACAGATACCACATGTGGCAGTCACATTTCCAGGGGTTTCCATTCAGTCTCACTGTGCACTGGGTGGCAAAAGAGTCTAAAAGGCCCAATGGGAGAGTTTCTAGCTGGTTGTTAGACAGGTAGAGCTGCTGAATGAGCACCTGGTCCTCAAACAGTTTGGCATCCACTTTCCTCAGGTTATTGTTGTTTAGGTGGATTACCGTGAGGCTAAATAGATCCCGAAATATCATTTCAGGTAGTGAGATGAGCTGGTTTTCAGACAGGTCCAGATACTCCAGGACTgtaacatttctaaaaatgtcttcCGGAAGGTTTGAGAGCTGGTTAGAGGACAAGATAAGGTCGGTAAGGGATGTCAAACTACAAAGAGAGGACAGCTCAGTCAGTCTGTTGCCTTTCAGGTTCAACTTCGTCAAATTTGAGCCTTTGAATCCAAACACTTTATCACTGAAGATTGTAAGATGGTTTCCACGGAGATTCAGCACCTTCAGTTTGGTTAACGCAAAGAAAATGTTGTCAGCAAGCTCTGAGATCTTATTCCCCTCCAAGTGAAGCTCTGTCAGTTGAGAAATGTTGTGGAATGTGTCAGATGTAAGATTGCTGATGAGGTTGTTGTTCATTTTCAGGGTCTCCAGTCTTTCTATACCAGAAAAAGTTTCCCTTTTCAGTTCTTCAAGCTTATTTAGGGACAAATCTAGAGCACGCAGATTGTGCAGGTTCAGGAAAAGAAATGGAGGCAGATCTGATATAATGTTGCCCTTCATCTGTAGAGTTTCTAGCTTTTTCAGTGAGTCAAATGTGCTAGGAAGCACAGTCCTAAATCTGTTGAAGTTAAGTATCAGTTTAGTCAAGTTTTCCTGTTTTGCAAAAGTCCCCATAAATAAATTTTCCAGCCCAGGGTTCCCACTGATTTCCAGCTCCTGCAGCTCAGCCAAATGCTCAAAAGACCGAGAATGAATACTTCGTAGTGCATTATTTATTAAGATAAGCTTGGTAAGTTGTGGGCTCTCCTCTAAAGTGTGTTCAAATAGGTACCCAAGGGATGATGACATTACAATAAAGTCCTTGACCTGCTTGGACGTGTTCTTGGGTAAAGATGAGATCCCTCCATCAGCACACAGTACTTGGGCAGGAGTGAAACACTGGCATTTGTATGGACAAGAGGTATGTGAGTCTGTGTTGCAACAGAGAAGCAGCATCAGGaacagactcagactcagttttttgtccatttttcacTGTCgaatcacaaaaaaaagcttgtatAAATTAACAGAAAATCTAAGTCATCATTCCGTTGAGCAAAAATACATTATactcttgttgtttgtttttctttagctACCGTTTACTCACAGCAAGAAGAATCAGTAACATTCAGACTGTATTCATtgatgtaaataatgaaattcAACGTACCTCTGTGCTACAGGTATCCCAGAGCATTGAAACAAATTTCCTTGTGGATCTACAaggcagctgacacaaagtacAAATGACAACAAGTCTGAATTAGGCAAGACAAAACCTTTGGTCAGTGGCCAGCTCCTGCCATGGTTGCATTTGcttacaacaaaaaaagtggAATTCAGCAAATCAGCTCCCACAGCAGAATATAGCTTTACTACGAATACTACATACTACTGCCATTACTAAtaattgtgttcattttttgtattttatttctaatcCTTTTAGTCAGAGAGAATTGGCCAAAAACAGCAGTGCTAAGTACACAGagttacattaaaacaaatcatgtaCAGTATAGGACCAACGTGGGAGAGTGGGaagacaatttaaaatgtttctaccTGCCGTAAAGGAAGTGTTTCCAAATAAAGTTTGTCATGTGAATTCTCTGAAATTTAGGGTTTGTGCATCGTATATTATAATAGATTGATTGAttactctttattattatttatataataacaGACCACATATTGGTACAAAAGTTGACAGTATCTCAGCTATGTTTGAGTGTGACTACCTGTACATGTGTGCTCAGCTGTGTGCTTCTGCAGTATTCATTGCAGGATACCATCACCTCCACTAGATGTCATAATGCTCCACCTAACCTCAGTCGGGGGTGATGGCATTCTTGgatcctccctctcctccagggCATTCTGAGGTGATGCACAGGTAGACAGCACTGTTTGAGATCCTCCACCCAAATCCAGCAGGAATTACATTTTTGGaactttttaatcttttgaaACTTTTTCCACTTTCATCATTTCTAATTTTTAGTCACTGAAGTTAAATCATGGCCAATGCAGGTATACAGCTTCTTGGCTTCACGCTGGCTTTCCTGGGCTTCATTGGCTCGATTGCATCCACAGTCATGGTGGAATGGAAAGCTTCGTCCTATGCAGGAGACAACATCATCACAGCCCAGGCGATGTTTGAAGGACTGTGGAAGAGTTGTGTATCACAGAGCACCGGTCAAGTTCAGTGTAAAGTGTATGATTCACTTCTCCAGCTGCCAGGTAATGTTGTTTCACATAACCATTATTCGTGAGACCTTTTATAGGATTCCTTTGCAAAGGCTGATTGTGTATTCCATGTCAGACACATCAGAGCGAGCATGTCCTTTCTTCTTCTATGAAAATATGTTATGTGGGTGTGGAAACAAAATGGACCATGAGacaatgaatcaaacaaacgaaagtttttttttgttttttttactttttacttatgaaatttgtgaaatgtttgccTTTGTGTGGTAAAACAGGAATGTGTAACTCCCTGGTCATTCAAACCTTCTTAGAAAGTGgccttctctctccctgcaaGACCTCTTTGCATGCTGAGACATGTCAGTCAAATACCAACACCTGGATGATCAAACAGAAACCTTTCCTTCTTCTGAATTCAATTCAAAAGGAATAGAAGTCATCAATGATGtttaatttgaagaaaaaaaatatatcagtgtAAATGGATGTTCATTTTATATGttataaaaaaacaccaccatCAAATACAAAGAACATGCATGCAGGAATGTTTGTAAAGTACACCTCAGCTGAAAGTGACTCACGCTGTATGCACTCCCGCCTGGTTTGTGCCTGTTGTCAACACAAAGATGAACACTGAGATTAAGTAAAGAAATATGTTActaactgtaaataaaaaactgcTAGTTTGATGATTTTTATCAGATTTTTGaactttagtttttgtttaagCTTTTGTGTAGATACATTATAAATAGAGGTAAGGGTAATAAATATGCATTTGTGCGGTTAGAAAGCACAGAGAAACTAAGAGTGGACAGGAAGTACACTCAACTACTCAACTTTCTAAGGTCAAACATCaaagccaaataaataaataagtgtcTGCATGAAATCTGCTCAAATCAAGTGATTCTGTGCTATGTCTTTGTCTTCAGGGATTGTACAGGGCACACGAGGGCTGATGCTGGCCTCCATCTTGCTGAGCTTAATTTCTATcttggtggaggtggtgggcaTGAGGTGTACCACCTGTATGGCACAAGAACCAGAACAGAAGGACAAAGTGGCTCTTGCTGGAGGGATTATCTTCATTATTGCCGGTCAGAGTTCATTTAGTTCAGACACACGCATGCAATAGGCACAAAATGCTTGAACatcatctactgtatgttttgtcCACAATAGTGCAACaacttttttcacttttataaaAAATGATCAGTGATGCACTCctgcatgttttaatttgtgtaacacaataatgtaaaatgtctttCTACTTCCAGGTCTGCTTGCTCTGGTGGGAACGTCTTGGTATGGCAACAGAATAGCAAAGGAATTCTACGACCCATTTACTCCCACTAACGCCAGGTGAGGTCGACCTTTTGTTTAGTCTGGAATTCACACTAATTATCAGGTAtcactgcagctgtgtgtaATGACGGAGAGGACAAACACTTGCCAAACAAAGTGTCACATACTTAAGAGACTTTGATAATGTCAATGGTGGAAGTACTAATATCTTTTAAGTACCAATACCAATTTGTAAAATTCTTTGTGATAACTAAAAGCTAAAACGTACTTTTATAAATCGAATTTATAATGTCTttataaaatcttaatctgaCATGTAACTAGTAACTGTACACTAgctctgtaaaataaacatagaGTAAATATAAGCTAAGGTATTTAGTGGGATAAAATCGAATGAACCGATAATGGATAAGATGATAATGTCAGGAacattataaatcatttattctCACCgttttacatttagtttttgttcttttaaaatgtaaatatcaccACTCATATTTAATCTACTCATGCTGTGCgtactgtatttactgtaatatCTACCTCCGGAAAACCATCTACCTCATGTGCACAAGGTCCTTGTTTTTTTAGTTATAGttatgtctatatctgtacGTACAttgagagcaaagtgtaacTGGAGTTAAATTCCTcttatgtgtgcacacacctggccaataaaagtgaCTGATCTGGATGatacacattaaatattaaactataGCAGCTTGTTAGCTTATCTTGGTATGAAGATTGGAAAAAGTTTTTGTGAAGTTGCCAGGCAGAGTAGGCCTAACTAACTTATTATTTCCTGTACAGAGAGGAGAACTATTCCTTTAGTTTTCAAACATACTCTTAAATTCTCATATATCTATCTTTACAAAAATGGCTTGAAACATTGTGACATTTGAGCGTTGCTGCTGTGGATATctaactgaatataatatgatcAGCTTGTGTGACTTTAAGACCTGTAATGATGGTAAGTCTTTTCCAAATGTCAATATGAGTCTCAGAGTGATGTGTGAATCATTCACAGGTATGAATTTGGAAGTGCCCTGTATGTTGGATGGGGAGCTGCCTGTCTCACCCTTATAGGAGGAGGCTTCCTCTGCTGCAACTGCTCCAACGAGAGCTCAGGGAAATCTCCACGGTACCCAGCATCCCGCTCTGCAGGCCAGCCAGGCAAGGACTACGTCTAGGACAGTCACTCCATCTATCCTATGTTTAATGATGAATGCTGTCTTTGTGGGGAATTGTGTTACAACATGTATATTTGCAGGTGTTATATTTTGTTAGGT contains the following coding sequences:
- the zgc:153913 gene encoding carboxypeptidase N subunit 2, encoding MDKKLSLSLFLMLLLCCNTDSHTSCPYKCQCFTPAQVLCADGGISSLPKNTSKQVKDFIVMSSSLGYLFEHTLEESPQLTKLILINNALRSIHSRSFEHLAELQELEISGNPGLENLFMGTFAKQENLTKLILNFNRFRTVLPSTFDSLKKLETLQMKGNIISDLPPFLFLNLHNLRALDLSLNKLEELKRETFSGIERLETLKMNNNLISNLTSDTFHNISQLTELHLEGNKISELADNIFFALTKLKVLNLRGNHLTIFSDKVFGFKGSNLTKLNLKGNRLTELSSLCSLTSLTDLILSSNQLSNLPEDIFRNVTVLEYLDLSENQLISLPEMIFRDLFSLTVIHLNNNNLRKVDAKLFEDQVLIQQLYLSNNQLETLPLGLLDSFATQCTVRLNGNPWKCDCHMWYLYDWVMRYSQDIEMLDRMLCESPAFLRGKPVVSIDRDQLECWLSKDVMPHLSRCSQEASNDTVIIKCKVDKCAPLTVRVQFQEDDGSIKEHILNHEPEDSYCNNKAVSTSE
- the cldn1 gene encoding claudin-1, whose protein sequence is MANAGIQLLGFTLAFLGFIGSIASTVMVEWKASSYAGDNIITAQAMFEGLWKSCVSQSTGQVQCKVYDSLLQLPGIVQGTRGLMLASILLSLISILVEVVGMRCTTCMAQEPEQKDKVALAGGIIFIIAGLLALVGTSWYGNRIAKEFYDPFTPTNARYEFGSALYVGWGAACLTLIGGGFLCCNCSNESSGKSPRYPASRSAGQPGKDYV